One genomic window of Arvicola amphibius chromosome 4, mArvAmp1.2, whole genome shotgun sequence includes the following:
- the Ccr7 gene encoding C-C chemokine receptor type 7 — protein MDLGKPMKNVLVVALLVIFQVCFGQDGVTDDYIDENTTVDYTLYESVCFKKDVRTFKAWFLPIMYSVICFVGLMGNGLVVLTYVYFKRLKTMTDTYLLNLAVADILFLLILPFWAYSAAKSWIFGVYLCKGIFGIYKVSFFSGMLLLLCISIDRYVAIVQAVSAHRHRARVLLISKLSCVFIWMLALLLSTPELLYSGLQKSYSEDTWRCSLITDHVEALITIQVAQMVIGFLVPLLAMSFCYLVIIRTLLQARNFERNKAIKVIIAVVVVFIVFQAPYNGVVLAQTVANFNITNSSCELSKQLNIAYDVTYSLACVRCCVNPFLYAFIGVKFRSDLFKLFKDLGCLSQEQLRQWSSCRHVRNTSMSMEAETTTTFSP, from the exons ATGGACCTGG GCAAACCCATGAAAAACGTGCTGGTGGTGGCTCTCCTTGTCATATTCCAG GTGTGCTTCGGCCAAGATGGAGTCACAGATGACTACATTGATGAGAACACCACGGTGGACTATACCCTGTACGAGTCGGTGTGCTTCAAGAAAGACGTGCGGACCTTTAAGGCCTGGTTCCTCCCTATCATGTATTCGGTCATTTGCTTCGTGGGCCTGATGGGCAACGGGCTGGTGGTGTTGACCTACGTCTATTTCAAGAGGCTCAAGACCATGACGGACACCTACCTGCTCAACCTGGCCGTGGCCGACATCCTCTTCCTCCTGATCCTCCCCTTCTGGGCCTATAGCGCAGCCAAGTCCTGGATCTTTGGGGTCTACCTGTGCAAGGGCATCTTTGGTATCTATAAAGTGAGCTTCTTCAGCGGCATGCTCCTGCTCCTGTGCATCAGCATTGACCGCTACGTGGCTATCGTCCAGGCCGTGTCAGCCCACCGCCACCGCGCCCGCGTGCTTCTCATCAGCAAACTGTCCTGCGTTTTTATCTGGATGCTGGCCCTATTGCTTTCCACCCCGGAGCTGCTCTACAGCGGCCTCCAGAAGAGCTACAGCGAGGACACGTGGAGATGCTCGCTCATCACTGACCACGTGGAGGCCTTGATCACCATCCAAGTGGCCCAGATGGTCATCGGCTTCTTAGTGCCTCTGCTGGCCATGAGCTTCTGCTACCTCGTCATCATCCGCACCCTGCTCCAGGCACGCAACTTTGAGCGGAACAAGGCCATCAAGGTGATCATTGCTGTCGTGGTGGTGTTCATTGTCTTCCAGGCGCCCTACAACGGAGTGGTCCTGGCCCAGACGGTGGCCAATTTCAACATCACCAACAGCAGCTGTGAACTCAGCAAGCAGCTCAACATCGCCTATGACGTCACCTACAGCCTGGCCTGTGTCCGCTGCTGCGTCAACCCTTTCTTGTATGCCTTCATCGGGGTCAAGTTCCGCAGCGACCTCTTTAAGCTCTTCAAGGACCTGGGCTGCCTCAGCCAGGAGCAGCTCCGGCAGTGGTCTTCCTGCCGGCACGTGCGAAACACTTCCATGAGCATGGAGGCCGAGACCACCACCACCTTCTCCCCATAG